The sequence CGCGAACCACACGGCCCTTGTTGGAGATCATGGTTCCGCTGCATTCGAAGGGCGAACCGCGCCTTCAAGGTATCGCGCAGTTTCTATTGGAAGGAGAAAGCCTGGCCGACGAACTCGCCGCGCTGGACCGGACCTTGTTCGCGCAAGTGCTCATGGCCACCGTGGGCAGCAGCCTTGTCGTGGGGATCGTCCTGGGCCTGGCGTTCCACCAATTGCAGAGAGTCAACCGGTTGCTCGTCGAACGGACCACCAATCTGCTTAAAGCAAATCAGGAGCTGACCTGGGCCGCCAAAGCGTCCGCGATTGGCGCCGTCACGTCTCACCTCATCCACGGTCTGAAGAATCCGTTGTCGGGCCTGCAGCATTTCATGGTGAACCGGAAGGCCGAATCGCGGCCCGCCAGCGACACGGAATGGCAATTGGCCGTCTCCACCGCCCGGCGCATGCAAAGCCTCGTCAACGAGGTCGTCCGCATCCTCCGGGAGCAAAACGACACGGCGCGTTACGAGATCACGCTGGATGAACTCGTGCAGATGATCGCGGGCAAGGTGACGCCTCTGGCCGAGCAAGCCGGAGTCCGCTTTCAAACGCGGCTGAACGCGGAAGGCACGCTGGCCAACCGCGACCCCAACCTGATTTTTCTGATTCTCGAAAACCTCATCCAGAACGCCATCCAGGCCACGCCGAAGGGCAAGGCGGTCACGTTCAGCCTGGAATCCGAAAACGGGGAAGTCTTTTGCGAAGTCCGGGACGAAGGACCGGGCCTCTCCGAGAGCCTCAAAGACAATCTGTTCAAGCCCTGCCAATCGACCAAGGAACAAGGAAGCGGCATTGGCCTGGCGATCAGCAAGCAGTTGGCGAATCACATCGGGGCCGTCCTGGACCTCAAATGCTCGACTCCTGAGGGCTGCGTGTTCGCGCTGGGGATCCCCATGAAACTCCTCACCGCCCGGACGGATGAACTTCGCGCCAGCGTCGCGGATTGCCGATGAAACGTATTCCCTTCAGTGAAGGTGGGGCGAGGCTCCTGCCGGGCTGCCGAGCCTATGCCATCGAAGGAAAACCTCGGCAGGAGCCTCGCTCCACCGGGGTTAATTGAGGGCTTCCCGATGAAACTCATCTTCTCCGAGCGGTTCGAGGCCGCTTTGGTCTACGCCAACCAGATTCATGCCGGTCAGGTGCGCCGAAAGACGGGTATGCCCTACATCGCGCATTTGCTCGGCGTCACCGGCATCGTGCTCGAACATGGCGGCACGGAGGAGGAAGCCATCGGCGCGCTCCTTCACGATGCCGTGGAGGATGCCGGCGGGCCCGGACGGCTGGAAGATATTTGCGGGCGTTTCGGCGCCAAAGTGGCCGAGATCGTCCACGGTTGCACCGACTCGGACGCGATGCCGCGCCCGCCGTGGCGCGAGCGGAAAACGGCTTACCTGGAGCATTTGCCGCAGGCGAGCGATTCCGTCCGGCTCGTTTCCGCGGCGGACAAATTGCACAACGCCCGGGCCCTGCTTCGGACGTATCGAAAGATCGGCGAAACCGTTTTCGAGCGTTACAGCGGCGGCAAAGCCGGGACGCTTTGGTACTATCGGGCGCTGGTCAATGCGTTCCAGGCCGCGGGGCCGCGTTCGATCGCGGAAGAACTGGACCGAGTCGTGGCGGAGATCGAAACGCTGAAACGGGATCAGGGGTGATCTGAGTTCTGCATTTGTCCCTCCTCGGCTGACTTCTGGATGAGCGTCTCAGTTTCCATGCGGTTTGAGTTCA is a genomic window of Verrucomicrobiota bacterium containing:
- a CDS encoding HAMP domain-containing histidine kinase; protein product: MSALKEQSGHGLFAARTAPAVVIVLTLAILGSTIFLASRFFRQSIREHIIRRDARLLYSLWLEQAFKDPLDEELMALAETTAGQLEAVLELTRLSPLSGYLGTRLFDTNGNFETALPPNVSEAQLTQKDLNELRNFKPVSRFLPSVRLPDFSPAVPGDDPRTTRPLLEIMVPLHSKGEPRLQGIAQFLLEGESLADELAALDRTLFAQVLMATVGSSLVVGIVLGLAFHQLQRVNRLLVERTTNLLKANQELTWAAKASAIGAVTSHLIHGLKNPLSGLQHFMVNRKAESRPASDTEWQLAVSTARRMQSLVNEVVRILREQNDTARYEITLDELVQMIAGKVTPLAEQAGVRFQTRLNAEGTLANRDPNLIFLILENLIQNAIQATPKGKAVTFSLESENGEVFCEVRDEGPGLSESLKDNLFKPCQSTKEQGSGIGLAISKQLANHIGAVLDLKCSTPEGCVFALGIPMKLLTARTDELRASVADCR
- a CDS encoding HD domain-containing protein: MFSERFEAALVYANQIHAGQVRRKTGMPYIAHLLGVTGIVLEHGGTEEEAIGALLHDAVEDAGGPGRLEDICGRFGAKVAEIVHGCTDSDAMPRPPWRERKTAYLEHLPQASDSVRLVSAADKLHNARALLRTYRKIGETVFERYSGGKAGTLWYYRALVNAFQAAGPRSIAEELDRVVAEIETLKRDQG